The following is a genomic window from Niabella soli DSM 19437.
GACATACCCAGGATGATGTGGTAGCCTGGTGCAAGAACGAAAAAACGTTGGTGGAAGCCTGGAGCCCGATAGGATCCGGCCGCTTGCTCGACAATCAATTATTGAAAGAAATTGCCGCAAAATATAAGGTGGGCGTGGCACAGCTTTGCATTAAATTTTGTTTACAACAGGAGGTGCTTCCCCTGCCGAAATCGGTAACGCCTGCCTATATAAAATCCAATTTTGAGGTGGATGGGTTTACCATAGATGCCGCGGATATGAATAAGATGAACGCGTTGAAAAATGAAGGATGGTCGGGCCTGGATCCTGATAAGGTAGACTTTTAACTGCATGACGCAATATGTATATAAAGAGATAACGTCCCCAACAGGGCCTTTACGTCTGATCACGGATGGGAAGCATCTTATTGGTGTGCTGTGGAAACCCTTTGATGATGCAGAAGGGCTGATTCAAGACGCCGCACATCCGGTACTGGTAAGAACAGAAGAGCAACTTGCTGCCTATTTTGCCGGTAAAAGACAACAATTTGAGCTGCCCCTGAAATTTATTGGAACTGATTTTCAGAAACGGGTTTGGGAGTTATTATTGGATATACCCTTTGGGCAAACCATTAGCTATGGCGAAATGGCCAAAAGAGTGGGGGATATAAAAACAGTGCGGGCGGTGGGCGGCGCCTTGAATAAAAATCCGATCCCGATCATCGTTCCCTGTCACAGGGTGGTAGGCAGCGACGGGAAAATGGTAGGCTTTGGCGGCGGGGTAGCGAATAAAATTTATTTACTGGATCTTGAAAATCCGAAACAGCAGCTCGCTTTGTGGTAGCGACCCTTCATGATACAAACTTTTTCTGATAAAAATTTTAAACGGATCTGCAAACAACTGGCAAAAAAGGATAAACACCTGGCGGCTGTTCTGAATGCTTATGGACCTCCGCCTATGTGGACCCGGCCGAATAGCTTTGAGTCGCTGGTGCATATTATACTGGAACAGCAGGTTTCCCTGGCTTCTGCGCTGGCCGCTCTAAAAAAATTACAGGAGTTTACTGGTGGAATTACGCCGGGTAAAATTTTAAGGATGGATGACCAGGCCCTGCGCGCCTGTTATGTGAGCAGACAGAAAATGATTTATATCCGGGGGCTGGCAAAAGCCATTGCTGATAAGGAGCTTGACCTGGATGCGATGCTATTGCTTACTGACAATGCGGTTCGCGCGAAACTGACAACCTTCAAAGGGATCGGGAACTGGACGGTGGATGTATACCTGATGTTTGTGTTACAACGCACCGATATTTTTCCTTCGGGGGATCTTGCGGCGGTAAATGCATTAAAGCAATTAAAAACGTTAGCTGCTGCCACACCCAGAGAGGCGTTAATAGCTATTGCAGAAGAATGGATGCCCTATCGAACAATCGCCACTATGATCTTATGGCATCATTATTTGTCGGAGCGGCGAAAAAGCCAGTAAGAGCGCGGCATCCACACGCTCTTCCAAAAAAAGAGCACCGGTGTTATAAAGGCAAGAGGAAAAAGCCGTTACTTTGCTCTTTTAAGTGTGTTGACTATACATGATAAATATAATTGTATATATTTTAGTTCTGGCAATAAATGCCTTTTTGCTTTTTAGGGCACCGAAGCGCTATACAAGAAAAAAATTACTGATCATAAACGGCATCGGCATTGGAGCTTCAATGCTGTTGTTGTTTCTGTGTTCGCTTATGGCATTGGGCATATCAAAAATGACTTCTATTGATGAAGAGGCAGCTCAGCAGTTCTTTTTCGGAGTTTTTGAAATCCTTTTTATATTGTTTGTTTTAAATTTTTTCGTGGTGCTTGCCGTGGATGGCGTTATCAACCTGCTGACGCGTTTTCAAGGCGATTATGACAAAAACACACTGTACCAGCAGCCCGTCCGGTTTATTGACAGGAACAAAGGAGTAATTAAAATCATTGCAAGGATCATTTTCTTTTTATCTGCCGCTCGGATCTTTTATCAGATCTTATTCGATTAGAATGTGAGTCTGGACGTGAATGAGGCGGCGCGTCAGGTTGCCGCGAATCCTCCAGAGGCGGACACCGTTCCATCGTTCTGCATTGCAGCGTGATTTAAGGACACAACGAAAATGACTCGCGCCGATTGGCAGCCCAAAGAGATCTCCCGCGGATTTCGCAGACTTTCGCAGAAGAAGGAAGTGTGATCTGCGCCGCGCCGCCGGCGCGGGTCTGCGTGAATCTGCGGGCCAAATTTTTTTTTAGTCATCGCTAATCCATGTTACCTTAAACACTATGACCCCTACTGCTCCTATGTGCCCGCCCCGACGACACGGACGGGATTTAAAATTAGTTTAAGCGATTTAGTTGTACAGAATGCACGAATGAAATATCCGGTAGTCTCTCTTGTATAAAAAGGGACACAAATCTAATACACCGTTGGCGCATATTTAGTCATTAAGAATATGGTAATGGCTTTATGCCTGATGGATCTCAATCTCTTATTATTTTTAATCCGGTAGTGCTCGTTTTTTAACTAATTGAAATTTAAACGGCCTCAGATTGTAACGACTTTCTTTGAGGTAATAATGCCGGTAAGTAGATTGAATTTATTCTTATACTCTTGGGAAATTTCTGTATAGTCGGGGCCGGTAAACAGTGCATTGCGTACAATAGGTACGCTAAAGGGGACGGGCCAGGCCCTCAACGCTTTTGCCACAGCATCCATCGCATTGATACCCTGCATCGCCTGTCCGCCATCTGCCCAGCACACCAGCCCGATCAGTTTATCGATCAGGTAGGGCTTTTCTTCCCGGGAACTCAGCTCCAGCCAATCCAGGCAATTCTTCATCACTCCCGTTAAGCTTCCGTGGTATAACGGCGTTAACCAGATATGTGCGTCGGCATGTCTAAAATGATTCAGCATCACTTCCACTCCTTTCGGTGTTTTACTCAGCGTATAATCGAATAGGGGAATGCCGGATTCCACCAGGTTGAAAATGGTTGCCTGTGCGCCCAGCGCTTCCAGGTGCTCTTTAAAATAGGCGGTTAGTTTTCCAGGGGTGGAAGCTTCTCTTCTGTCCAGTGAACCGTTTAAAATAAGTATATTCATTATTAATGACGCTCGTATAGTTAATTGGCTAAAGTTAACCCAATTCAATGACTTTTGTGGGGCCCAGTGTATCTAAAAAATTACTATCATGTGAAACAACAATAACAGTGCCTTCATAATTGTTGATTGCCTGCAGCAATATTTCCACATTCTGAATATCCAGGTTATTTGTAGGCTCATCCAGCACCAGCATATCCGGAGCCTGCGAACGAATCATCAGGCAGCATAGCAATAAGCGCATTTTTTCACCGCCGCTTAAGCGACTGCAGGGAGTATCCCATTGGGTTTTTGAAAAAAGAAAGCGGGTCAGCCGTATTTTTATTTCATGTTCAGTTAAACCATCCGTGTTGAATTGCTGTGCTTGCTCATACACTGTCAGCCGGGGATTGATAAGGGAATAATCCTGGTCGATATATACCGAATTGAAAGCTGCCCGGTACACCTGGCCGCTGTCGGGGGCCTGTTGCCCCAGCATCACTTTGATTAAAGTGGTCTTGCCCGACCCGTTATCACCCTTTATTGTCACCCGCTCTCCACTTTGCACCTGGAAAGTAACCGGCCGTTCCCACAACGGCTGCTGATGGTGCCGGATATTTATTCCCGTTGCCGTTACTAATATTTTTCCCCGGTGTAATAAAGAGTTGTCCAGGTTGAGTTTCATTTGAGCAAGCGCCTCCTGGTCCGCCCGCGATTGTTGCAACGCTTCGGAAAGGGTGCTGATTTTTTCCGAATGTGTATTCCTCAGTTTTGAAGTGCTTTTTTCAGCATTGCTGCGCAGGGTATTCAGCATAATCGTGGGAACGCCTGCCTTATCCTGTTTTTTGCGTCCTCTTGCATCCAGCTTTTGCTTGCGTTCGATGGCCTCGCGCTCAGTGGCCCTGGCTTTCCTCAGGTCTTTTTCCTGTGATTGTATCTTTTGCAATAAAGCATCGTCGGCGGCCTGTTTTTGTTTAATATAAAAATCATAATTGCCTCCGTATAGTTTTAACCCTTGCCGGCTCAAATCACAGGTAAACGGGAGCAGGTTTAAAAGCGTCCGGTCATGACTTACGATAAGCATTGTTTCTTTAGCAGATTGGATCGAATCATACAGTAATTTACGGCTGCGGCTATCCAGATGATTGCTGGGCTCATCCATAAGAACAATGTCAGGTTGATGAATCGCCATCCCGGCAAGAAATACCTTTGTTTTTTCGCCTCCGCTGAGAGCAGCCATTGGATGACTAAGATCGGACAGTTGCAGCCCCCAGGCGGAAAGCGCCTTCTGCGCTCTTTCTTCAATCGTCCAGTCTTCGTTCAAGGCATCTATATTCGATTCGCTGACATCGCCGGTAAGTATAGCATGCAATGCCACCAGTTTCTTATCGATCTGCAGTGCCCGGGCAATTGTCTGTTCATTATATTGTCCGAAATGCTGAGGGATATGATAGACCGCTACATCAGTACAAACCGCTCCTGACGTGGGTTGTAACTGCCCGGCTATTATTTTTAATAAAGTGGATTTGCCTGCACCATTGTTACCGATCAGGGCTGTCTTTTCCGATGGATTAAGGGTGTAGTGAATATTTTCAAAGAGTAATTCTTTGTTGGGGTGCTGGTAGCTGATATTTTGAAGCGTAAGCATA
Proteins encoded in this region:
- a CDS encoding methylated-DNA--[protein]-cysteine S-methyltransferase, producing the protein MTQYVYKEITSPTGPLRLITDGKHLIGVLWKPFDDAEGLIQDAAHPVLVRTEEQLAAYFAGKRQQFELPLKFIGTDFQKRVWELLLDIPFGQTISYGEMAKRVGDIKTVRAVGGALNKNPIPIIVPCHRVVGSDGKMVGFGGGVANKIYLLDLENPKQQLALW
- a CDS encoding DNA-3-methyladenine glycosylase family protein; translation: MIQTFSDKNFKRICKQLAKKDKHLAAVLNAYGPPPMWTRPNSFESLVHIILEQQVSLASALAALKKLQEFTGGITPGKILRMDDQALRACYVSRQKMIYIRGLAKAIADKELDLDAMLLLTDNAVRAKLTTFKGIGNWTVDVYLMFVLQRTDIFPSGDLAAVNALKQLKTLAAATPREALIAIAEEWMPYRTIATMILWHHYLSERRKSQ
- a CDS encoding NADPH-dependent FMN reductase, translating into MNILILNGSLDRREASTPGKLTAYFKEHLEALGAQATIFNLVESGIPLFDYTLSKTPKGVEVMLNHFRHADAHIWLTPLYHGSLTGVMKNCLDWLELSSREEKPYLIDKLIGLVCWADGGQAMQGINAMDAVAKALRAWPVPFSVPIVRNALFTGPDYTEISQEYKNKFNLLTGIITSKKVVTI
- a CDS encoding ABC-F family ATP-binding cassette domain-containing protein, producing the protein MLTLQNISYQHPNKELLFENIHYTLNPSEKTALIGNNGAGKSTLLKIIAGQLQPTSGAVCTDVAVYHIPQHFGQYNEQTIARALQIDKKLVALHAILTGDVSESNIDALNEDWTIEERAQKALSAWGLQLSDLSHPMAALSGGEKTKVFLAGMAIHQPDIVLMDEPSNHLDSRSRKLLYDSIQSAKETMLIVSHDRTLLNLLPFTCDLSRQGLKLYGGNYDFYIKQKQAADDALLQKIQSQEKDLRKARATEREAIERKQKLDARGRKKQDKAGVPTIMLNTLRSNAEKSTSKLRNTHSEKISTLSEALQQSRADQEALAQMKLNLDNSLLHRGKILVTATGINIRHHQQPLWERPVTFQVQSGERVTIKGDNGSGKTTLIKVMLGQQAPDSGQVYRAAFNSVYIDQDYSLINPRLTVYEQAQQFNTDGLTEHEIKIRLTRFLFSKTQWDTPCSRLSGGEKMRLLLCCLMIRSQAPDMLVLDEPTNNLDIQNVEILLQAINNYEGTVIVVSHDSNFLDTLGPTKVIELG